Proteins encoded in a region of the Panicum hallii strain FIL2 chromosome 3, PHallii_v3.1, whole genome shotgun sequence genome:
- the LOC112883923 gene encoding 1-aminocyclopropane-1-carboxylate oxidase-like → MVVPVIDLSKLDGAERAETMAQIANGCEEWGFFQLVNHGIPLELLERVKKVCSDCYRLREAGFKASEPVRTLDALVEAEQRGEAVTPVDYMDWEDIFYIHDGNQWPSDPPAFKETMREYRAELRKLAERVMEAMDENLGLEKGAIQRAFSGDGRHEPFFGTKVSHYPPCPRPDLITGLRAHTDAGGVILLFQDDQVGGLEVLKDGEWTDVQPLAGAIVVNTGDQIEVLSNGRYRSAWHRVLPMRDGNRRSIASFYNPANEATISPAVAGGEAYPKYVFGDYMDVYTKQKFQAKEPRFEAVKAPKSSPAA, encoded by the exons ATGGTGGTTCCGGTGATCGACTTGTCCAAGCTTGACGgcgccgagagggccgagacgATGGCGCAGATCGCCAACGGCTGCGAGGAGTGGGGATTCTTCCAG CTGGTGAACCATGGCATCCCGCTGGAGCTTCTTGAGCGCGTCAAGAAGGTGTGCTCCGACTGCTACCGCCTCCGGGAGGCCGGGTTCAAGGCGTCGGAGCCGGTGCGCACGCTGGACGCGCTCGTGGAGGCGGAGCAGCGCGGCGAGGCGGTGACGCCGGTGGACTACATGGACTGGGAGGACATCTTCTACATCCACGACGGCAACCAGTGGCCGTCCGACCCGCCGGCGTTCAAGGAGACCATGCGCGAGTACCGCGCCGAGCTCaggaagctcgcggagcgcgtGATGGAGGCCATGGACGAGAACCTGGGCCTGGAGAAGGGCGCCATCCAGCGCGCCTTCTccggcgacgggcggcacgagCCCTTCTTCGGCACCAAGGTCAGCCACTAcccgccgtgcccgcgcccggACCTCATCACGGGCCTGCGCGCGCACACGGACGCCGGCGGCGTCATCCTGCTGTTCCAGGACGACCAGGTCGGCGGCCTGGAGGTGCTCAAGGACGGCGAGTGGACCGATGTGCAGCCGCTCGCGGGCGCCATCGTCGTCAACACTGGCGACCAGATCGAGGTGCTCAGCAACGGGCGCTACCGCAGCGCGTGGCACCGCGTGCTGCCCATGCGCGACGGCAACCGCCGCTCCATCGCCTCCTTCTACAACCCGGCGAACGAGGCCACCATCTcgccggcggtggccggcggcgaggcgtaCCCCAAGTACGTCTTCGGCGACTACATGGACGTGTACACCAAGCAGAAGTTCCAGGCCAAGGAGCCAAGGTTCGAGGCCGTCAAGGCGCCAAAGTCATCTCCGGCGGCTTAA
- the LOC112885787 gene encoding 1-aminocyclopropane-1-carboxylate oxidase-like, translating into MVVPVIDLSKLDGAERAETMAQIANGCEEWGFFQLVNHGIPLELLERVKKVCSDCYRLREAGFKASEPVRTLDALVEAEQRGEAVTPVDDMDWEDIFYIHDGNQWPSDPPAFKETMREYRAELRKLAERVMEAMDENLGLEKGAIQRAFSGDGRHEPFFGTKVSHYPPCPRPDLITGLRAHTDAGGVILLFQDDQVGGLEVLKDGEWTDVQPLAGAIVVNTGDQIEVLSNGRYRSAWHRVLPMRDGNRRSIASFYNPANEATISPAVASGEAYPKYVFGDYMDVYAKQKFQAKEPRFEAVKAPKSSPAA; encoded by the exons ATGGTGGTTCCGGTGATCGACTTGTCCAAGCTTGACGgcgccgagagggccgagacgATGGCGCAGATAGCCAACGGCTGCGAGGAGTGGGGATTCTTCCAG CTGGTGAACCATGGCATCCCGCTGGAGCTTCTTGAGCGCGTCAAGAAGGTGTGCTCCGACTGCTACCGCCTCCGGGAGGCCGGGTTCAAGGCGTCGGAGCCGGTGCGCACGCTGGACGCGCTCGTGGAGGCGGAGCAGCGCGGCGAGGCGGTGACGCCGGTGGACGACATGGACTGGGAGGACATCTTCTACATCCACGACGGCAACCAGTGGCCGTCCGACCCGCCGGCGTTCAAGGAGACCATGCGCGAGTACCGCGCCGAGCTCaggaagctcgcggagcgcgtGATGGAGGCCATGGACGAGAACCTGGGCCTGGAGAAGGGCGCCATCCAGCGCGCCTTCTccggcgacgggcggcacgagCCCTTCTTCGGCACCAAGGTCAGCCACTAcccgccgtgcccgcgcccggACCTCATCACGGGCCTGCGCGCGCACACGGACGCCGGCGGCGTCATCCTGCTGTTCCAGGACGACCAGGTCGGCGGCCTGGAGGTGCTCAAGGACGGCGAGTGGACCGACGTGCAGCCGCTCGCGGGCGCCATCGTCGTCAACACCGGCGACCAGATCGAGGTGCTCAGCAACGGGCGCTACCGCAGCGCGTGGCACCGCGTGCTGCCCATGCGCGACGGCAACCGCCGCTCCATCGCCTCCTTCTACAACCCGGCGAACGAGGCCACCATCTCGCCGGCTGTGGCCAGCGGCGAGGCGTACCCCAAGTACGTCTTCGGCGACTACATGGACGTGTACGCCAAGCAGAAGTTCCAGGCCAAGGAGCCAAGGTTCGAGGCCGTCAAGGCGCCAAAGTCATCTCCGGCGGCTTAA
- the LOC112885785 gene encoding protein O-glucosyltransferase 1: protein MGGYVPAAEGGAGGGRGRGARYPPLSALVVSAIAAFSAVIVLAVIHSAYDDALSRTRTLLGHNLEPTPWHPFPHDKGRPSARAALRCAPSVACLPPLSRPRPPPEATNNASSSSSSAPPGGKPPPRQCPAYFAAIRRDLAPWRRAGGGKGVTRALLDAARQRASMRVTITGGGRRLHVDLYYACVQSRALFTVWSLLQLMRRHPGRVPDVDLMFDCMDRPAVNRTEHEAGDPASPPPPPPPPPLFRYCTTRDHFDIPFPDWSFWGWPETNIEPWSREFKSIKAGAKATKWADRVPTAYWKGNPDVASPLRLALLGCNDTNLWRAEIMRQNWTDEANAGYQHSKLSTQCTHRYKIYAEGFAWSVSLKYILSCGSMALLIEPQYEDFFSRGLDPRVNHWPVSRGPGMCDSIRDAVDWGNANPTEAERVGRRGQRLMQDLRMAAVYDYMLHLLTEYAALMDFRPAPPPTAQEACEGSVLCLADDKQRRFLEASAAEPAAEEPCVLPPE, encoded by the exons ATGGGGGGCTAcgtgccggcggcggagggcggcgccggcggcggccgggggcgagGCGCGCGGTACCCGCCGCTGTCCGCGCTCGTCGTCTccgccatcgccgccttctccgcGGTCATCGTCCTCGCCGTCATCCATTCG GCGTACGACGACGCGCTGTCGCGGACGCGGACGCTGCTGGGGCATAACCTGGAGCCGACGCCGTGGCACCCGTTCCCGCACGACAAAGGCCGGCCgtcggcgcgcgcggcgctgcgGTGCGCGCCCTCCGTCGCCTGCCTGCCGCCGCtctcgcggccgcggccgccgccggaggcGACCAACAAcgcctcctcctcgtcgtcgtcggcgccgccgggcggcaagccgccgccgcggcagtgCCCGGCCTACTTCGCGGCCATCCGCCGGGACCTCGCGCCGTGgcgccgcgcgggcggcggcaaggGCGTGACGCGCGCGCTCCTCGACGCGGCGCGGCAGCGCGCGTCCATGCGCGTGACCAtcacgggcggcgggcggcggctgcaCGTGGACCTCTACTACGCCTGCGTCCAGAGCCGCGCGCTCTTCACCGTGTGGAGCCTGCTGCAGCTGATGCGGCGGCACCCCGGTCGCGTGCCGGACGTGGACCTCATGTTCGACTGCATGGACCGGCCGGCCGTGAACCGCACCGAGCACGAGGCCGGcgaccccgcctcgccgccgccgccgccgccgccgccgccgctcttccGGTACTGCACGACCAGGGACCACTTCGACATCCCCTTCCCCGATTGGTCCTTCTGGGGCTG GCCGGAGACGAACATCGAGCCATGGAGCCGGGAGTTCAAGAGCATCAAGGCCGGCGCCAAGGCGACGAAATGGGCGGACCGGGTGCCGACGGCGTACTGGAAGGGCAACCCGGACGTGGCGTCGCCGCTGCGGCTGGCGCTGCTGGGCTGCAACGACACCAACCTGTGGCGCGCCGAGATCATGCGCCAGAACTGGACCGACGAGGCCAACGCCGGGTACCAGCACTCCAAGCTCTCCACCCAGTGCACCCACAG GTACAAGATCTACGCGGAGGGGTTCGCGTGGTCGgtgagcctcaagtacatcctGTCGTGCGGGTCGATGGCGCTGCTGATTGAGCCGCAGTACGAGGACTTCTTCAGCCGGGGCCTGGACCCGCGGGTGAACCACTGGCCGGTGAGCCGGGGCCCGGGCATGTGCGACTCCATCCGGGACGCCGTGGACTGGGGCAACGCCAACCCGACGGAGGCCGAGCGCGTGGGGCGGCGCGGCCAGCGGCTGATGCAGGACCTGCGCATGGCCGCCGTCTACGACTACATGCTGCACCTGCTCACCGAGTACGCCGCGCTCATGGACTtccgcccggcgccgccgcccacggcgCAGGAGGCGTGCGAGGGCTCCGTGCTCTGCCTCGCCGACGACAAGCAGAGGCGCTTCCTGGAGGCGTCCGCCGCGGAGCCAGCGGCAGAGGAGCCCTGCGTGCTGCCGCCGGAGTGA
- the LOC112885784 gene encoding cullin-1: protein MAGQERRTIDLEEGWAFMQKGITKLKNILEGKPEPQFSSEDYMMLYTTIYNMCTQKPPHDYSQQLYDKYRESFEEYITSMVLPSLREKHDEFMLRELVQRWSNHKVMVRWLSRFFHYLDRYFISRRSLTPLKEVGLTCFRELIYQEIKGQVKDAVIALIDKEREGEQIDRALLKNVLDIFVEIGLGQMDCYENDFEDFLLKDTTEYYSVKAQSWILEDSCPDYMIKAEECLKREKERVGHYLHISSEQKLLEKVQNELLAQYATPLLEKEHSGCSALLRDDKVEDLSRMYRLFSKITRGLEPISNMFKTHVTNEGTALVKQAEDSASSKKPEKKDMVGMQEQVFVWKIIELHDKYVAYVTDCFQGHTLFHKALKEAFEVFCNKGVSGSSSAELLATFCDNILKKGCSEKLSDEAIEDALEKVVRLLAYISDKDLFAEFYRKKLARRLLFDKSANDEHERSILTKLKQQCGGQFTSKMEGMVTDLTVARDHQTKFEEFVAGHPELNPGIDLAVTVLTTGFWPSYKTFDINLPAEMVKCVEVFKEFYQTRTKHRKLTWIYSLGTCNINAKFDAKPIELIVTTYQAALLLLFNGVDRLSYSEIVTQLNLSDDDVVRLLHSLSCAKYKILNKEPANRSISPNDVFEFNSKFTDRMRRIKIPLPPVDEKKKVVEDVDKDRRYAIDASIVRIMKSRKVMGHQQLVAECVEQLSRMFKPDFKAIKKRIEDLITRDYLERDKDNANMYKYLA from the exons atgGCGGGGCAGGAGCGGAGGACGATCGATCTGGAGGAGGGATGGGCCTTCATGCAGAAGGGCATCACCAAGCTGAAGAACATCCTCGAGGGCAAGCCCGAGCCGCAGTTCAGCTCCGAGGACTACATGATGCTCTACAC GACGATATACAACATGTGCACGCAGAAGCCGCCGCACGACTACTCGCAGCAGCTCTACGACAAGTATCGCGAGTCCTTCGAGGAGTACATCACCTCCATG GTGCTGCCTTCGTTAAGGGAGAAGCATGATGAGTTTATGTTGAGGGAGCTAGTGCAAAGGTGGTCAAACCATAAAGTCATGGTTCGGTGGCTCTCACGCTTCTTTCATTACCTTGATCGGTACTTCATCTCAAGGAGGTCACTTACCCCACTTAAAGAAGTTGGGCTTACTTGCTTCCGAGAGTTG ATTTATCAAGAGATTAAAGGACAAGTAAAAGATGCAGTGATAGCTCTG ATAGACAAAGAGCGTGAAGGTGAACAGATTGACAGGGCTTTATTGAAAAATGTCCTGGACATATTTGTTGaaattgggctgggccaaatGGATTGTTATGAGAATGACTTTGAAGACTTCTTGCTTAAGGATACTACAGAGTACTACTCTGTCAAGGCTCAAAGCTGGATTCTTGAGGACTCCTGTCCAGATTATATGATCAAG GCTGAGGAGTGTTTGAAGCGGGAGAAGGAGCGGGTTGGTCACTATTTGCATATTAGCAGTGAACAGAAGTTATTGGAG AAAGTGCAAAATGAATTGCTTGCTCAATATGCAACTCCGCTGTTGGAGAAGGAGCATTCTGGATGTTCTGCTTTGCTTCGTGATGATAAG GTTGAGGATCTTTCTAGGATGTACAGGCTCTTCTCCAAAATCACCCGTGGCCTGGAACCTATTTCTAACATGTTCAAAACG CATGTCACGAATGAGGGTACAGCCTTGGTCAAGCAAGCAGAAGATTCTGCTAGTAGTAAGAAG CCAGAGAAGAAGGATATGGTTGGCATGCAGGAACAG GTCTTTGTGTGGAAAATCATTGAGTTGCATGACAAATATGTGGCTTATGTGACGGATTGTTTCCAGGGCCATACACTCTTCCATAAG GCACTTAAAGAAGCCTTTGAGGTCTTCTGTAACAAGGGTGTCTCTGGCAGTTCGAGTGCTGAATTGCTGGCTACCTTCTGTGACAATATTCTGAAGAAAGGCTGCAGTGAAAAGCTCAGTGATGAAGCCATTGAAGACGCCCTTGAGAAG GTGGTGAGATTGCTGGCTTACATTAGTGATAAAGATCTCTTTGCAGAGTTCtatag GAAGAAACTTGCAAGAAGATTGCTTTTTGACAAAAGTGCCAATGACGAACATGAGAGAAGCATCCTGACAAAGCTCAAGCAACAGTGCGGGGGCCAGTTTACTTCAAAAATGGAGGGCATGGTTACGGACCTTACCGTCGCCAGAGATCATCAAACTAAATTTGAAGAGTTTGTAGCTGGACATCCGGAGTTGAATCCTGGGATAGACTTGGCTGTTACTGTTTTGACAACAGGATTCTGGCCAAGCTACAAAACCTTTGATATAAATCTTCCTGCTGAGATG GTGAAATGTGTAGAGGTTTTCAAGGAGTTCTACCAAACAAGAACAAAGCACAGGAAGCTTACCTGGATTTATTCCTTGGGCACCTGTAACATCAATGCCAAGTTTGATGCCAAGCCTATTGAACTAATTGTTACGACATATCAG GCTGCATTGCTCCTGCTATTCAATGGAGTCGACAGGCTTAGTTATTCTGAGATTGTAACTCAACTAAACCTGTCAGATGATGATGTGGTGCGCTTGCTCCATTCGCTCTCTTGTGCTAAATACAAGATTCTTAACAAAGAGCCAGCAAACAGATCCATCTCCCCCAACGATGTGTTTGAGTTCAATTCAAAATTCACTGACAGAATGAGAAGAATTAAG ATTCCCCTCCCACCTGTCGATGAGAAGAAAAAAGTTGTCGAAGATGTTGACAAAGACAGGAGGTATGCAATTGACGCGTCAATTGTGCGCATCATGAAGAGCCGTAAAGTTATGGGTCATCAGCAGCTAGTTGCGGAATGTGTTGAGCAGCTTAGCCGCATGTTCAAG CCTGACTTCAAAGCCATCAAGAAGAGGATTGAGGATCTCATCACAAGGGACTACTTGGAGCGTGACAAGGACAATGCGAACATGTACAAATACCTGGCTTGA
- the LOC112885786 gene encoding probable serine/threonine-protein phosphatase 2A regulatory subunit B'' subunit TON2 produces MSTASGDGADAGGDGASSAVAAPAGRRIPPASSMPWVRNLRRFVGTGAGLGSEALMELETKRILLEIFKERQRKSAEAGSIPSFYKKKPEEGSISSRVQRLAKYRFLKKQSELLLNADDLDAMWVCLRENCVIDDATGAEKMNYEDFCHIATVCTEQIGQKCKRFFSPSNFMKFEKDDSGRIAILPFYLYVMRTVSLTQARIDMSELDEDSDGFLQPHEMEAYIRGLIPNLAQLRDMPTQFVQMYCRIAARKFFFFCDPHRRGKACIKKVLLSNCLQELMELHQESEEEVTDTEQAENWFSLTSAQRICDIFLALDKDQNGTLSKQELKEYADGTLTEIFIERVFDEHVRRSKVGGGNSREMDFESFLDFVLALENKDTPEGLTYLFRCLDLNGRGFLTTADIHTLFRDVHQKWIEGGNYELCIEDVRDEIWDMVKPADPLRISLQDLLSCKQGGTIASMLIDVRGFWAHDNRENLLQEEEEQVEEA; encoded by the exons ATGAGCAccgcctccggcgacggcgcggacgccggcggcgacggggcCTCCTCCGCGGTGGCGGCGCCCGCCGGAAGGCGGATCCCGCCGGCCTCGTCGATGCCGTGGGTCCGCAACCTCCGCCGCTTCGTCGGCACGGGCGCCGGCCTCGGATCCGAGGCCCTCATGG AACTGGAAACAAAGAGGATATTGCTGGAGATCTTCAAGGAGCGGCAGCGAAAGAGTGCTGAAGCTGGTTCCATCCCAAGTTTTTACAAGAAG AAACCTGAAGAAGGATCCATTAGCTCTAGAGTTCAGAGGTTGGCCAAGTACAGGTTTCTGAAG AAACAATCAGAACTTCTGTTGAATGCTGACGATCTTGATGCCATGTGGGTTTGTCTAAGAGAAAATTGTGTTATTGATGATGCTACTGGTGCTGAAAAG ATGAATTATGAAGATTTCTGCCATATTGCCACAGTCTGCACGGAGCAGATTGGTCAGAAATGCAAACGTTTCTTCAGCCCTTCAAACTTCATGAAGTTTGAGAAGGATGATTCTGGGAGGATTGCCATCCTACCATTTTATCTTTACGTTATGCGGACG GTCTCTCTTACTCAGGCAAGAATTGACATGAGTGAACTCGATGAAGATTCTGATGGTTTCCTTCAGCCTCAT GAAATGGAGGCATATATAAGAGGACTCATCCCCAATTTGGCACAATTGCGCGACATGCCCACCCAATTTGTTCAAATGTACTGCCGCATAGCTGCACGCAAGTTCTTTTTCTTCTGTGATCCACACAGACGAG GGAAAGCATGTATAAAGAAAGTATTGCTGAGCAATTGTCTCCAGGAGCTAATGGAACTACATCAG GAAAGCGAGGAAGAGGTAACTGACACCGAGCAGGCAGAAAATTGGTTTTCTTTAACTTCAGCTCAGCGCATATGTG ATATATTTCTTGCACTGGATAAGGATCAAAATGGTACCCTGAGCAAACAAGAGCTCAAAGAATATGCAGATGGCACGTTGACTGAGATTTTCATTGAAAGAG TTTTTGATGAGCATGTCCGCCGGAGCAAAGTTGGAGGTGGAAACAGTCGTGAGATGGACTTTGAAAGCTTCCTCGATTTTGTTTTGGCTCTAGAAAACAAAGATACCCCTGAAGGCTTGACATATTTATTTAGATGCCTTGATCTTAATGGAAGGGGGTTCCTTACGACTGCAGATATCCATACTCTGTTTAG AGATGTACACCAGAAATGGATTGAGGGCGGGAACTATGAGCTTTGCATTGAAGACGTGAGGGATGAAATCTGGGACATGGTGAAGCCGGCAGATCCTCTCAGGATCTCGCTACAAGATCTTCTTTCGTGCAAGCAAGGTGGGACTATTGCCAGCATGCTTATAGATGTGCGTGGCTTCTGGGCCCATGACAACAGGGAGAACCTTCTCCAAGAAGAGGAAGAGCAAGTGGAAGAGGCATGA
- the LOC112887082 gene encoding anaphase-promoting complex subunit 7 isoform X1 — translation MEAARESVAALLDAGLFASAQTLGCFLVSSAGAVNDAGMSMKAESLVLHGDALYGEKEFRRALNAYKQAMQYSRSIPRQATSNIRSSVSATGRSPSPNSLNLLPFNENEVKFKIALCHSALCEHREALQEMEGIPSKVRSLKMNLMLGKLYRISRNSRSAVVCYKECLRQCPYVFEAITALAEMGLSAKEFSLLFSQAPNRGGKLPSDSVDAQRWWNRYVEAQCCIASHDYKGGLDIYLELMQRFPNNVHILLEIAKVEAIIGRNDEAIMNFEKARLIDPNIMTYMDEYAILLKTKSDYIKLNKLVHDMLHIDPARPETCVALAAMWERKDERKALTYAEKSLRVDDRHITGYIMKGNLHLSLNRPDMAVTDFRGAQELRADLRSYQGLVRAYLALAKCKDALFTAREAMKVMHQSAKALKLVGDVHAISSSGREKARKFYESAIRLEPGFLGAALALADLHVAEGRNREAVMLLERYLRQWADDSLHIKLAQVFAATNMLSDALSHYQSALRINPQNEAAKKGLERLEKQMKGVDPDAPEEDEDNEADDIDADQDDAELL, via the exons ATGGAGGCGGCGCGGGAGTCCGTGGCGGCCCTCCTCGACGCCGGCCTCTTCGCCTCCGCCCAAACCCTG GGGTGTTTCCTTGTGTCGTCAGCGGGTGCGGTCAACGATGCTGGCATGTCCATGAAGGCGGAAAGCCTG GTCCTGCATGGTGATGCTTTGTATGGAGAAAAAGAGTTCCGTAGGGCACTG AATGCATACAAGCAAGCTATGCAATATAGCAGAAGTATCCCTAGGCAAGCAACAAGTAACATCAGAAGCTCAGTGTCCGCCACAGGCCGGTCGCCTTCTCCAAATTCTTTGAATCTCTTACCATTCAATGAAAACGAG GTGAAGTTCAAGATTGCTCTTTGCCATTCTGCTCTATGTGAGCACCGTGAAGCACTTCAAGAG ATGGAGGGTATTCCGTCTAAAGTGAGATCGTTGAAAATGAATCTGATGTTAGGGAAGCTTTATCGAATATCAAGAAATAGCCGTTCAGCTGTTGTCTGTTATAAAGAGTGCTTGAG GCAATGCCCTTATGTTTTCGAAGCTATTACAGCTTTGGCGGAAATGGGGCTTTCGGCAAAGGAATTTTCTTTATTATTTTCACAA GCACCAAATAGAGGAGGCAAGCTTCCAAGTGACTCTGTAGATGCACAACGATGGTGGAAT CGGTATGTTGAGGCGCAGTGTTGCATTGCTTCGCATGATTATAAAG GTGGCCTTGACATATATCTAGAACTAATGCAACGATTCCCCAATAATGTGCATATCCTGCTGGAAATTGCTAAG GTTGAAGCGATCATAGGCAGGAATGATGAAGCAATAATGAACTTTGAGAAG GCTCGGTTGATTGACCCAAACATTATGACATATATGGATGAGTACGCAATTCTCCTAAAGACAAAATCTGACTATATCAAACTGAACAAGCTGGTACATGATATGCTGCATATTGACCCTGCAAGACCAGAGACATGTGTTGCTCTTGCAGCAATGTGGGAAAGAAAAGATGAAAGAAAAGCTTTGACATATGCAGAAAAG AGCCTTCGAGTTGATGATAGGCATATAACTGGTTATATTATGAAG GGCAATCTGCATCTTTCATTGAACCGGCCAGATATGGCAGTGACCGACTTCAGAGGAGCTCAAGAATTGAGGGCTGATCTTCGTTCTTATCAAG GTTTAGTGCGTGCTTATCTAGCACTTGCTAAATGCAAAGATGCATTATTCACTGCACGTGAGGCAATGAAGGTTATGCATCAGTCTGCAAAAGCTCTTAAGCTAGTTGGTGATGTTCATGCAATCAGTTCCAGTGGGAGAGAGAAG GCAAGAAAGTTCTATGAATCTGCCATTCGTCTTGAACCTGGATTTCTCGGAGCTGCACTGGCCCTGGCTGATCTGCATGTTGCGGAAGGACGTAACAGGGAGGCTGTTATGCTCCTTGAGAGATATCTACGACAATGGGCAGATGATTCTCTACACATCAAGCTGGCTCAAGTGTTTGCAGCAACAAACATGCTTTCTGATGCACTTTCCCATTATCAATCTGCATTAAG GATAAACCCACAAAATGAAGCTGCAAAGAAAGGATTGGAACGCTTGGAGAAACAAATGAAG GGAGTAGACCCAGATGCACCTGAAGAGGATGAAGATAACGAGGCCGATGACATTGACGCCGACCAAGACGATGCTGAGCTGCTATAG
- the LOC112887082 gene encoding anaphase-promoting complex subunit 7 isoform X2, with protein MSKAVSLRWGCFLVSSAGAVNDAGMSMKAESLVLHGDALYGEKEFRRALNAYKQAMQYSRSIPRQATSNIRSSVSATGRSPSPNSLNLLPFNENEVKFKIALCHSALCEHREALQEMEGIPSKVRSLKMNLMLGKLYRISRNSRSAVVCYKECLRQCPYVFEAITALAEMGLSAKEFSLLFSQAPNRGGKLPSDSVDAQRWWNRYVEAQCCIASHDYKGGLDIYLELMQRFPNNVHILLEIAKVEAIIGRNDEAIMNFEKARLIDPNIMTYMDEYAILLKTKSDYIKLNKLVHDMLHIDPARPETCVALAAMWERKDERKALTYAEKSLRVDDRHITGYIMKGNLHLSLNRPDMAVTDFRGAQELRADLRSYQGLVRAYLALAKCKDALFTAREAMKVMHQSAKALKLVGDVHAISSSGREKARKFYESAIRLEPGFLGAALALADLHVAEGRNREAVMLLERYLRQWADDSLHIKLAQVFAATNMLSDALSHYQSALRINPQNEAAKKGLERLEKQMKGVDPDAPEEDEDNEADDIDADQDDAELL; from the exons ATGAGCAAGGCTGTGTCGCTGCGTTGG GGGTGTTTCCTTGTGTCGTCAGCGGGTGCGGTCAACGATGCTGGCATGTCCATGAAGGCGGAAAGCCTG GTCCTGCATGGTGATGCTTTGTATGGAGAAAAAGAGTTCCGTAGGGCACTG AATGCATACAAGCAAGCTATGCAATATAGCAGAAGTATCCCTAGGCAAGCAACAAGTAACATCAGAAGCTCAGTGTCCGCCACAGGCCGGTCGCCTTCTCCAAATTCTTTGAATCTCTTACCATTCAATGAAAACGAG GTGAAGTTCAAGATTGCTCTTTGCCATTCTGCTCTATGTGAGCACCGTGAAGCACTTCAAGAG ATGGAGGGTATTCCGTCTAAAGTGAGATCGTTGAAAATGAATCTGATGTTAGGGAAGCTTTATCGAATATCAAGAAATAGCCGTTCAGCTGTTGTCTGTTATAAAGAGTGCTTGAG GCAATGCCCTTATGTTTTCGAAGCTATTACAGCTTTGGCGGAAATGGGGCTTTCGGCAAAGGAATTTTCTTTATTATTTTCACAA GCACCAAATAGAGGAGGCAAGCTTCCAAGTGACTCTGTAGATGCACAACGATGGTGGAAT CGGTATGTTGAGGCGCAGTGTTGCATTGCTTCGCATGATTATAAAG GTGGCCTTGACATATATCTAGAACTAATGCAACGATTCCCCAATAATGTGCATATCCTGCTGGAAATTGCTAAG GTTGAAGCGATCATAGGCAGGAATGATGAAGCAATAATGAACTTTGAGAAG GCTCGGTTGATTGACCCAAACATTATGACATATATGGATGAGTACGCAATTCTCCTAAAGACAAAATCTGACTATATCAAACTGAACAAGCTGGTACATGATATGCTGCATATTGACCCTGCAAGACCAGAGACATGTGTTGCTCTTGCAGCAATGTGGGAAAGAAAAGATGAAAGAAAAGCTTTGACATATGCAGAAAAG AGCCTTCGAGTTGATGATAGGCATATAACTGGTTATATTATGAAG GGCAATCTGCATCTTTCATTGAACCGGCCAGATATGGCAGTGACCGACTTCAGAGGAGCTCAAGAATTGAGGGCTGATCTTCGTTCTTATCAAG GTTTAGTGCGTGCTTATCTAGCACTTGCTAAATGCAAAGATGCATTATTCACTGCACGTGAGGCAATGAAGGTTATGCATCAGTCTGCAAAAGCTCTTAAGCTAGTTGGTGATGTTCATGCAATCAGTTCCAGTGGGAGAGAGAAG GCAAGAAAGTTCTATGAATCTGCCATTCGTCTTGAACCTGGATTTCTCGGAGCTGCACTGGCCCTGGCTGATCTGCATGTTGCGGAAGGACGTAACAGGGAGGCTGTTATGCTCCTTGAGAGATATCTACGACAATGGGCAGATGATTCTCTACACATCAAGCTGGCTCAAGTGTTTGCAGCAACAAACATGCTTTCTGATGCACTTTCCCATTATCAATCTGCATTAAG GATAAACCCACAAAATGAAGCTGCAAAGAAAGGATTGGAACGCTTGGAGAAACAAATGAAG GGAGTAGACCCAGATGCACCTGAAGAGGATGAAGATAACGAGGCCGATGACATTGACGCCGACCAAGACGATGCTGAGCTGCTATAG